DNA from Verrucomicrobiia bacterium:
CACGCGGATCACCGTTGACTTCGTCCTGCGGCTGATCGGGGACGGCCTGACGCCGGCTGAGATCGTGCGGGACTACCCGGAGCTGACGATGACGGACATCCGGGAAGCGGCGAAGTACGCTGCCTGGCTGGCCAGTGAGCAATGGGCGTCGGTGGCGTGAAGTTCCCGGCCGATCAAGACATTTCTTCCCGCACCGTCGCGTTTCTCCGGCATCTGGGGCACGACGCGGTCCGTGTTTCGGAGCGCCTTCCCAGCAACGCGCCCGATGCGACGATCCTCGCATTGGCCCTGGACGAAGGGAGGATCGTGCTGACGCAGGACATGGACTTCACCGGATTGATTGCCACGAGCGGGCGGAACGCTCCTTCGCTCCTGGTGCTCCGCCTGGGATCGCCGCACGTCGAGCGGGTGAACGAGGTGCTTCAAGCGGTTCTCGCGGGGGTCGAGGAGGCCCTCCCGGGCGGCGCCATTGTCAGTGGTGTGGATGACGAACGGGTGCGGGTCCGACGGCTGCCGATCCAG
Protein-coding regions in this window:
- a CDS encoding DUF433 domain-containing protein; the protein is MRLERIVTDPEICMGKATIRGTRITVDFVLRLIGDGLTPAEIVRDYPELTMTDIREAAKYAAWLASEQWASVA
- a CDS encoding DUF5615 family PIN-like protein; the encoded protein is MKFPADQDISSRTVAFLRHLGHDAVRVSERLPSNAPDATILALALDEGRIVLTQDMDFTGLIATSGRNAPSLLVLRLGSPHVERVNEVLQAVLAGVEEALPGGAIVSGVDDERVRVRRLPIQ